In Streptomyces sp. NBC_00414, a single window of DNA contains:
- a CDS encoding MMPL family transporter encodes MASRLYTWGRWAVRRRGRVLAVWLLLLGVVGGLGITLHGKVSTEFSVPGIESQKAQDLLEEKFPTAAGGVARVVFAAPEGDKLTGSEAEAALTASLEKAAAVPGVLNVSDPARTGTVSQSGRIGYADVLFRESADNVPETSKEALSDAMEPARDAGLEVEFGGSAMQPKTEVGGPAEIVGVVIAFAVLALALGSLIAAGLPLVTAVVGVAIGVLGVQFVSRFVEMTSTATVLALMIGLAVGIDYALFILSRHREQLADPEMDVEDSIARAVATAGGAVVFAGATVIIALSALAVTGIPFLTIMGLAAAVTVLLAVLIAISLVPAVLGMFGERLRPRPRRSERAPGSWALGWARLVTGKPVIVLLVGVVGLLALALPARDLRLGLPGYASQPVDSTQHKSYDLLSEGFGVGFNATVTAVVDTRGIPAAERTDTLTRLRTSLAGDSGVAAVAKPVLNPDSSLAVVAVVPKTGPDAQATTDLVHRLRDNAPSVDKAGGTLYIAGATAAAIDVAGKLSDALPLFIAIIVILALILLTIAFRSLLVPVKAALGFLLSVAASLGATVWVFQNGHLNGVLDIPSAGPVTSFLPVLLIGVLFGLAMDYEVFLVSRMREHYERTGSASEAIVHGVARSGRVVSAAALIMVAVFGGFVFNHDPIIKSIGFALSFGVLVDAFVVRMTLVPAVMALIGRRAWGLPGWLDRVTPDVDIEGAKLPQRAPAGQEDEHREAVGAPGSR; translated from the coding sequence ATGGCGTCACGCCTGTACACCTGGGGACGATGGGCGGTACGCCGCCGAGGCAGGGTCCTGGCCGTCTGGCTGCTGCTGCTCGGTGTGGTCGGAGGCCTCGGCATCACCCTGCACGGCAAGGTGAGCACCGAGTTCTCGGTGCCGGGGATCGAGTCCCAGAAGGCCCAGGACCTGCTGGAGGAGAAGTTCCCGACCGCCGCGGGCGGCGTGGCGCGGGTCGTCTTCGCCGCCCCCGAGGGCGACAAGCTCACCGGGTCCGAGGCCGAGGCGGCCCTCACCGCGAGCCTGGAGAAGGCCGCCGCGGTGCCCGGAGTCCTGAACGTCTCCGATCCCGCCAGGACCGGGACGGTCTCGCAGAGCGGTCGCATCGGCTACGCGGACGTCCTGTTCCGCGAGTCGGCCGACAACGTGCCCGAGACGTCCAAGGAGGCGCTGTCCGACGCGATGGAGCCGGCCCGGGACGCCGGTCTCGAAGTCGAGTTCGGCGGCTCGGCGATGCAGCCGAAGACCGAGGTCGGCGGCCCGGCGGAGATCGTGGGCGTCGTGATCGCCTTCGCCGTCCTGGCCCTCGCCCTGGGCTCCCTGATCGCGGCCGGACTCCCGCTGGTGACCGCCGTCGTGGGGGTGGCGATCGGCGTGCTGGGCGTCCAGTTCGTCTCCCGCTTCGTGGAGATGACCAGCACCGCCACCGTGCTCGCCCTCATGATCGGCCTGGCGGTGGGCATCGACTACGCCCTGTTCATCCTCTCCCGTCACCGCGAACAGCTCGCCGACCCCGAGATGGACGTCGAGGACTCGATCGCACGGGCCGTGGCCACCGCGGGCGGCGCGGTCGTCTTCGCCGGAGCGACCGTGATCATCGCGCTCTCCGCGCTGGCCGTCACCGGTATCCCGTTCCTCACCATCATGGGCCTGGCCGCCGCCGTGACCGTCCTGCTCGCCGTGCTCATCGCGATCAGCCTGGTTCCCGCGGTGCTGGGGATGTTCGGCGAGCGGCTGCGCCCGCGGCCCCGCCGCTCCGAGCGTGCTCCCGGTTCCTGGGCCCTGGGCTGGGCCCGCCTGGTCACCGGCAAGCCCGTGATCGTTCTCCTGGTGGGCGTGGTCGGCCTGCTCGCGCTCGCCCTGCCCGCCCGCGATCTGCGCCTGGGCCTGCCCGGATACGCCTCCCAGCCCGTCGACAGCACCCAGCACAAGAGCTACGACCTGCTGAGTGAGGGCTTCGGCGTCGGCTTCAACGCGACGGTCACCGCCGTCGTCGACACCCGGGGGATCCCGGCCGCCGAGCGCACCGACACACTGACCCGACTGCGTACGAGCCTGGCCGGTGACTCCGGAGTGGCCGCCGTCGCCAAGCCGGTGCTCAACCCGGACTCCAGCCTCGCGGTCGTCGCGGTCGTGCCGAAGACCGGCCCGGACGCCCAGGCCACCACCGACCTGGTGCACCGGCTGCGGGACAACGCGCCGAGCGTCGACAAGGCGGGCGGCACCCTCTACATCGCGGGCGCCACCGCCGCGGCCATCGACGTCGCGGGCAAACTGTCCGACGCGCTGCCGCTGTTCATCGCCATCATCGTGATCCTCGCGCTGATCCTGCTGACCATCGCCTTCCGGTCCCTGCTGGTCCCGGTCAAGGCCGCGCTCGGATTCCTCCTCTCGGTCGCCGCCTCCCTCGGCGCCACCGTGTGGGTCTTCCAGAACGGCCACCTCAACGGCGTCCTCGACATCCCGTCCGCAGGCCCCGTCACCAGCTTCCTTCCCGTGCTCCTCATCGGAGTCCTCTTCGGGCTGGCCATGGACTACGAGGTCTTCCTCGTCAGCCGTATGCGCGAGCACTACGAGCGCACGGGCAGCGCGTCCGAGGCCATCGTCCACGGCGTGGCGCGCAGCGGCCGGGTGGTCAGCGCCGCCGCGCTGATCATGGTCGCGGTCTTCGGCGGCTTCGTCTTCAACCACGACCCGATCATCAAGTCCATCGGTTTCGCACTGTCCTTCGGCGTCCTCGTCGACGCGTTCGTGGTCCGCATGACGCTCGTCCCGGCCGTCATGGCCCTCATCGGCCGCCGTGCCTGGGGGCTGCCCGGCTGGCTCGACCGGGTCACACCCGATGTGGACATCGAGGGCGCCAAGCTGCCGCAGCGCGCCCCGGCCGGACAGGAGGACGAGCACCGCGAGGCTGTCGGCGCGCCCGGCTCCCGCTGA